One genomic window of Osmia bicornis bicornis chromosome 5, iOsmBic2.1, whole genome shotgun sequence includes the following:
- the LOC114872369 gene encoding PAN2-PAN3 deadenylation complex subunit PAN3 isoform X2, translated as MDPSMFVAYTPQTNGVPLESKLATYMKKVTASPEFVPGRGLTSSNSSSPNLFNNSYHSQENVGGTTYFYLGNTSADSVGAEEGTETIGTVGAGQVGYVYPGTPAHLQPVKPTKPPSSNNSSAPSTPPPQATPSFFVSENLRMDILQKNALTLAQPDVVRFPDLPNEVDNYHELCPLEPIHKPASTILGYQTSTYKATSIKSGTRYCLRRIHDFRLANTKCMVLVDMWKRLSHTNLVQLREVFTTKAFGDHSMVFVYDYHPGSETLLNKHFSATELNGYTDPFSSDPNAPRPYSHTKNTILRQQHSSMLPESVIWSYIIQLTAALRVIHAAGLAYRCLDPTKVLLTSRTRLRLSCVAIPDVVTFDGSAANPLSLIPHYQQEDLIALGKLVLALACRSLLAVHRDNMQASLELVARSYSTDLRNLILYLLSNQARRSVTDLMPMIGARFYTQLDAAQLRSDVLENELAKELENGRLFKLLVKLATINERPELNMEPTWAETGDRYMLKLFRDYVFHQVAADGRPWLDMAHVVSCLNKLDSGSQDKICLMSRDEQSVLVVSYAELRQCLETSFGELVQSAKDAV; from the exons ATGGACCCatcaatgtttgttgcatacaCCCCCCAAACAAACGGCGTTCCACTGGAGTCCAAGCTTGCTACCTACATG AAAAAGGTAACTGCCAGTCCAGAATTTGTACCTGGACGGGGTCTTACTAGTAGTAACAGCAGCTCTCCAAATCTTTTCAATAACTCTTATCATTCGCAAGAGAATGTGGGCGGTACTACTTATTTTTATCTTGGAAATACTTCAGCTGATAGTGTTGGGGCTGAAGAAGGAACCGAGACT ATCGGAACTGTGGGAGCAGGTCAGGTAGGCTATGTCTATCCAGGTACACCTGCCCATCTTCAGCCAGTGAAACCTACAAAGCCCCCCTCGTCTAATAACTCTTCTGCTCCCTCAACTCCACCTCCCCAAGCAACACCCAGCTTCTTTGTCAGTGAGAATCTACGAATGGACATTCTACAGAAAAATGCTTTAACATTAGCGCAACCTGATGTAGTACGATTTCCCGATTTACCAAACGAGGTAGATAATTATCACGAGCTGTGCCCATTGGAACCAATCCATAAACCTGCTTCAACGATACTTGGCTATCAAACATCAACGTATAAAGCTACCAGCATTAAAAGCGGTACTCGTTATTGTTTACGTCGCATACATG ATTTCAGACTTGCTAATACGAAGTGTATGGTGCTGGTAGATATGTGGAAACGATTATCTCATACAAATTTGGTGCAGTTAAGAGAAGTTTTTACAACCAAGGCTTTTGGTGACCATT CCATGGTATTTGTTTACGATTATCATCCTGGCTCGGAGACATTACTGAACAAGCATTTCTCAGCAACCGAATTAAATGGTTACACGGATCCATTTTCTTCGGATCCTAACGCTCCGCGACCTTATAGCCATACCAAGAATACTATTTTGAGGCAACAGCATAGCAGTATGTTACCGGAAAGCGTCATATGGAGTTATATCATTCAACTCACTGCCGCGCTTCGTGTGATACATGCTGCTG GTTTGGCATACAGATGTTTGGATCCGACGAAAGTGCTACTCACGTCCCGAACGAGATTACGTTTAAGTTGTGTCGCTATACCGGATGTCGTTACTTTTGATGGAAGCGCAGCAAATCCACTCTCTCTTATACCGCATTATCAACAGGAAGATTTAATCGCCCTTGGAAAGTTGGTGTTGGCTTTAGCATGTCGTAGTTTACTTGCCGTCCATCGCGACAATATGCAAGCGTCCCTCGAGCTCGTCGCACGTTCCTACTCCACGGATCTTCGAAATCTGATTCT gTATTTACTTTCAAACCAAGCACGAAGAAGTGTGACAGATCTCATGCCAATGATTGGAGCACGATTTTATACGCAACTAGACGCAGCTCAACTTCGATCCGATGTACTGGAAAACGAACTTGCCAAGGAGTTGGAAAATGGAAGATTATTTAAGTTACTCGTCAAATTGGCCACTATCAACGAAAGACCTGAGCTTAACATGGAACCCACATGGGCAGAAACGGGTGACCGGTATATGCTCAAATTGTTTAGGGATTATGTTTTCCACCAGGTAGCAGCCGATGGAAGACCGTGGTTGGATATGGCTCATGTTGTATCTTGTTTAAATAAGTTGGATTCAGGTTCTCAGGATAAg atATGTTTGATGTCACGAGACGAACAAAGTGTATTAGTAGTAAGTTACGCAGAATTGCGGCAATGTTTGGAAACCTCATTTGGGGAATTGGTACAATCTGCTAAAGATGCTGTCTAG
- the LOC114872369 gene encoding PAN2-PAN3 deadenylation complex subunit PAN3 isoform X1, with translation MDPSMFVAYTPQTNGVPLESKLATYMNRQSPGITLSTSAVTKHLSNLSLDSQKKVTASPEFVPGRGLTSSNSSSPNLFNNSYHSQENVGGTTYFYLGNTSADSVGAEEGTETIGTVGAGQVGYVYPGTPAHLQPVKPTKPPSSNNSSAPSTPPPQATPSFFVSENLRMDILQKNALTLAQPDVVRFPDLPNEVDNYHELCPLEPIHKPASTILGYQTSTYKATSIKSGTRYCLRRIHDFRLANTKCMVLVDMWKRLSHTNLVQLREVFTTKAFGDHSMVFVYDYHPGSETLLNKHFSATELNGYTDPFSSDPNAPRPYSHTKNTILRQQHSSMLPESVIWSYIIQLTAALRVIHAAGLAYRCLDPTKVLLTSRTRLRLSCVAIPDVVTFDGSAANPLSLIPHYQQEDLIALGKLVLALACRSLLAVHRDNMQASLELVARSYSTDLRNLILYLLSNQARRSVTDLMPMIGARFYTQLDAAQLRSDVLENELAKELENGRLFKLLVKLATINERPELNMEPTWAETGDRYMLKLFRDYVFHQVAADGRPWLDMAHVVSCLNKLDSGSQDKICLMSRDEQSVLVVSYAELRQCLETSFGELVQSAKDAV, from the exons ATGGACCCatcaatgtttgttgcatacaCCCCCCAAACAAACGGCGTTCCACTGGAGTCCAAGCTTGCTACCTACATG AATCGTCAAAGTCCAGGGATAACACTAAGTACCTCAGCTGTTACGAAACATTTGTCAAACCTTTCTCTGGATTCACAGAAAAAGGTAACTGCCAGTCCAGAATTTGTACCTGGACGGGGTCTTACTAGTAGTAACAGCAGCTCTCCAAATCTTTTCAATAACTCTTATCATTCGCAAGAGAATGTGGGCGGTACTACTTATTTTTATCTTGGAAATACTTCAGCTGATAGTGTTGGGGCTGAAGAAGGAACCGAGACT ATCGGAACTGTGGGAGCAGGTCAGGTAGGCTATGTCTATCCAGGTACACCTGCCCATCTTCAGCCAGTGAAACCTACAAAGCCCCCCTCGTCTAATAACTCTTCTGCTCCCTCAACTCCACCTCCCCAAGCAACACCCAGCTTCTTTGTCAGTGAGAATCTACGAATGGACATTCTACAGAAAAATGCTTTAACATTAGCGCAACCTGATGTAGTACGATTTCCCGATTTACCAAACGAGGTAGATAATTATCACGAGCTGTGCCCATTGGAACCAATCCATAAACCTGCTTCAACGATACTTGGCTATCAAACATCAACGTATAAAGCTACCAGCATTAAAAGCGGTACTCGTTATTGTTTACGTCGCATACATG ATTTCAGACTTGCTAATACGAAGTGTATGGTGCTGGTAGATATGTGGAAACGATTATCTCATACAAATTTGGTGCAGTTAAGAGAAGTTTTTACAACCAAGGCTTTTGGTGACCATT CCATGGTATTTGTTTACGATTATCATCCTGGCTCGGAGACATTACTGAACAAGCATTTCTCAGCAACCGAATTAAATGGTTACACGGATCCATTTTCTTCGGATCCTAACGCTCCGCGACCTTATAGCCATACCAAGAATACTATTTTGAGGCAACAGCATAGCAGTATGTTACCGGAAAGCGTCATATGGAGTTATATCATTCAACTCACTGCCGCGCTTCGTGTGATACATGCTGCTG GTTTGGCATACAGATGTTTGGATCCGACGAAAGTGCTACTCACGTCCCGAACGAGATTACGTTTAAGTTGTGTCGCTATACCGGATGTCGTTACTTTTGATGGAAGCGCAGCAAATCCACTCTCTCTTATACCGCATTATCAACAGGAAGATTTAATCGCCCTTGGAAAGTTGGTGTTGGCTTTAGCATGTCGTAGTTTACTTGCCGTCCATCGCGACAATATGCAAGCGTCCCTCGAGCTCGTCGCACGTTCCTACTCCACGGATCTTCGAAATCTGATTCT gTATTTACTTTCAAACCAAGCACGAAGAAGTGTGACAGATCTCATGCCAATGATTGGAGCACGATTTTATACGCAACTAGACGCAGCTCAACTTCGATCCGATGTACTGGAAAACGAACTTGCCAAGGAGTTGGAAAATGGAAGATTATTTAAGTTACTCGTCAAATTGGCCACTATCAACGAAAGACCTGAGCTTAACATGGAACCCACATGGGCAGAAACGGGTGACCGGTATATGCTCAAATTGTTTAGGGATTATGTTTTCCACCAGGTAGCAGCCGATGGAAGACCGTGGTTGGATATGGCTCATGTTGTATCTTGTTTAAATAAGTTGGATTCAGGTTCTCAGGATAAg atATGTTTGATGTCACGAGACGAACAAAGTGTATTAGTAGTAAGTTACGCAGAATTGCGGCAATGTTTGGAAACCTCATTTGGGGAATTGGTACAATCTGCTAAAGATGCTGTCTAG
- the LOC114872374 gene encoding DNA-directed RNA polymerases I, II, and III subunit RPABC5, which yields MIIPVRCFTCGKVIGNKWEAYLGLLQAEYTEGDALDALGLKRYCCRRMLLGHVDLIEKLLNYAPLEK from the exons ATGATTATACCTGTACGTTGTTTTACTTGTGGAAAAGTGATCGGTAACAAGTGGGAAGCCTATCTTGGTTTATTGCAAGCAGAATACACTGAAGG AGATGCTCTTGATGCATTGGGATTAAAACGATACTGTTGCCGCAGAATGCTCCTTGGACATGtagatttaattgaaaaacttCTAAATTATGCACCATTAGAAAAATAA
- the LOC114872371 gene encoding proton-coupled amino acid transporter-like protein pathetic, with translation MPTEMHTFLPQDGSNPKDGVLTKYKVQVAPRDPEAAQGDGKTYDPFTERIVDNPTTDCDTLTHLLKASLGTGILSMPIAFKNAGLLLGVFSTILVAFVCTHCAYILVKCAHVLYYKTKRPEMSFADVAEAAFATGPQWGRKFARPIRYLIQISLFATYFGTCSVYTVIVAANFKQIIQYYKDEDSPEFSLRLIAACLLIPMILLSYIPNLKYLAPVSMVANIFMGTGLGITFYYLVWDLPPINSVPLFASIEDFPRFFSITIFAMEAIGVVMPLENNMKTPQHFVGICGVLNKGMSGVTLIYILLGFLGYVKYQDLTSDSITLNLPTAEIPAQVVKILIALAVYCTFGLQFYVCLDIAWNGIKDRFQKKPLLANYILRTVMVTGAVLLAVIVPTIEPFIGLIGAFCFSILGLLIPVFVETVTYWDVGFGAGNWVALKNIIICIIGMMALIFGSRSALIQIVALYS, from the exons ATGCCTACGGAGATGCACACCTTCTTACCCCAAGACGGATCCAATCCAAAAGATGGTGTACTAACCAA ATACAAAGTGCAAGTCGCTCCACGAGACCCGGAGGCCGCACAGGGTGATGGAAAAACTTACGATCCCTTCACCGAACGAATAGTTGATAACCCGACGAC GGACTGCGACACATTAACGCATTTACTGAAAGCGTCGCTTGGTACAGGCATATTGTCTATGCCAATTGCATTCAAGAATGCCGGTCTTCTACTCGGTGTATTTTCCACTATCTTGGTAGCATTTGTATGCACACACTGTGCTTATATCTTG GTAAAATGTGCGCACGTCCTTTATTACAAAACAAAGCGTCCAGAAATGAGCTTCGCTGATGTAGCTGAAGCAGCGTTTGCCACGGGACCACAATGGGGAAGAAAGTTTGCAAGGCCAATTAG GTATCTTATACAAATTAGTTTATTCGCAACATATTTTGGCACCTGCAGTGTGTACACGGTTATCGTTGCCGCGAACTTCAAGCAAATTATTCAATATTACAAGGATGAAGATTCGCCTGAATTCAGTTTACGGTTGATAGCCGCCTGTTTACTGATACCGATGATACTGCTCAGTTATATACCGAATCTGAAGTATCTTGCACCTGTTTCTATGGTTGCCAATATATTCATGGGAACAGGTTTAGGAATaacgttttattatttagtTTGGGATCTCCCTCCTATCAACTCTGTACCATTGTTTGCGTCTATCGAGGACTTCCCACGATTCTTTAGCATTACTATTTTTGCCATGGAAGCAATAG GTGTCGTAATGCCACTGGAGAATAACATGAAAACACCGCAACATTTTGTTGGAATCTGCGGTGTTCTCAACAAGGGAATGTCCGGGGTTACGCTTATATACATTTTACTCGGATTCTTAGGATACGTGAAATATCAGGATCTTACTTCGGACAGTATCACGTTGAATTTACCAACGGCAGAAAT acCGGCCCAAGTTGTAAAGATTTTAATAGCACTTGCCGTTTACTGTACGTTTGGTTTGCAATTTTATGTGTGCCTTGATATTGCATGGAACGGTATTAAAGATCGGTTCCAGAAGAAACCATTGTTAGCTAATTACATTCTGAGAACAGTGATGGTCACAGGAGCAG TTTTACTCGCCGTGATTGTACCAACTATCGAACCTTTCATCGGTTTGATCGGTGCATTCTGTTTTTCGATACTGGGACTTTTAATTCCTGTGTTCGTCGAAACGGTAACGTACTGGGACGTTGGTTTCGGGGCAGGAAATTGGGTAGCCTTGAAGAACATTATCATATGTATTATTGGCATGATGGCGTTGATATTTGGATCTCGTAGTGCATTGATACAAATCGTAGCACTATACAGTTAA